One genomic segment of Verrucomicrobiota bacterium includes these proteins:
- the gatA gene encoding Asp-tRNA(Asn)/Glu-tRNA(Gln) amidotransferase subunit GatA, which produces MSLLEQSLSDAAKAVRAGTVSSTELTRAALDAIERLDPTLRAYISVDADGALARAAQLDARRGKGEPLGLLGGVPVAIKDNMVVRGGATTCASRILDGFVSPYDATVIERLREAGAVFLGKTNMDEFAMGSSTENSAVAATRNPWDTGRVPGGSSGGSAAAVAARMAFGALGSDTGGSIRQPASFCGVTGLKPTYGRVSRYGLVAFASSLDQIGTFSRDGRDAALLLGAIAGHDPRDSTSVKETVPDYGAALDGGVAGLRVGMPAEYFGEGISAETEQAVRAAIAKLNDLGAEVVEVSLPHLDYAVATYYIICTAEASSNLARYDGVRYGRRLDGEGVHDMYRASREAGFGAEVKRRILLGTYVLSAGYYDAYYLKALKVRTLIKADFDRAFEHVDCIAAPTSPTTAFRLGEKLDDPLTMYLLDIYTISVNLAGLPGISVPCGFDQAGLPIGLQLIGKPFDEPTLLRAAHAYQQATDWQRRVPPIVDGGA; this is translated from the coding sequence ATGAGTCTTCTCGAACAGAGCCTATCTGACGCCGCCAAGGCCGTCCGCGCGGGCACGGTCAGCTCGACGGAGCTGACACGCGCGGCGCTCGACGCCATCGAGCGCCTCGATCCAACCCTTCGCGCCTACATCTCGGTCGACGCCGACGGCGCCTTGGCGCGCGCGGCCCAGCTCGACGCCCGCCGCGGCAAGGGCGAACCGCTCGGCCTGCTCGGCGGCGTGCCCGTGGCGATCAAGGACAACATGGTCGTGCGCGGGGGCGCAACGACGTGCGCCTCGCGCATCCTTGACGGCTTCGTCTCGCCGTACGACGCGACGGTGATCGAACGGCTACGTGAGGCAGGAGCCGTATTCCTCGGCAAAACGAACATGGATGAGTTTGCCATGGGCTCCTCGACGGAGAACAGCGCCGTGGCCGCTACGCGTAACCCGTGGGACACCGGGCGCGTGCCTGGCGGATCGAGCGGCGGCTCGGCGGCGGCCGTGGCGGCACGCATGGCGTTCGGCGCGCTCGGATCGGACACCGGCGGCTCGATCCGCCAGCCGGCATCGTTCTGCGGCGTTACGGGACTCAAGCCGACCTACGGCCGCGTGTCGCGCTACGGGCTCGTGGCATTCGCTTCGTCGCTCGACCAGATCGGCACGTTCTCGCGCGACGGGCGCGATGCAGCACTGCTTCTCGGCGCCATCGCGGGACATGATCCGCGCGACTCGACGTCCGTCAAAGAGACGGTACCCGACTATGGAGCCGCGCTCGACGGCGGGGTGGCGGGGCTGCGCGTCGGCATGCCGGCCGAGTACTTCGGCGAGGGCATCTCGGCCGAGACCGAGCAGGCCGTGCGCGCCGCGATTGCGAAGCTCAATGACCTCGGCGCCGAGGTCGTCGAGGTCAGCCTCCCGCACCTCGACTACGCGGTGGCGACCTACTACATCATCTGTACGGCAGAGGCGTCCTCGAACCTTGCCCGCTACGACGGCGTGCGCTACGGCAGGCGCCTCGACGGCGAAGGCGTCCACGACATGTACCGCGCGAGCCGCGAGGCGGGCTTCGGCGCGGAGGTGAAGCGCCGCATTCTGCTCGGCACCTACGTGCTGAGTGCCGGCTATTACGACGCCTACTACCTCAAGGCGCTCAAGGTACGTACGTTGATCAAGGCGGACTTCGACCGCGCGTTCGAGCACGTTGATTGCATCGCGGCACCGACGTCGCCGACCACGGCGTTCAGACTCGGTGAGAAGCTCGATGACCCGCTCACCATGTACCTCCTGGATATCTACACGATTTCGGTCAACCTTGCCGGGCTGCCGGGGATCTCGGTGCCGTGCGGCTTCGACCAGGCCGGATTGCCCATCGGGTTGCAGCTTATCGGCAAGCCGTTCGACGAACCGACGCTCCTGCGCGCTGCGCACGCGTACCAGCAAGCGACCGACTGGCAGAGGCGCGTGCCGCCGATCGTGGACGGAGGCGCGTGA
- the gatC gene encoding Asp-tRNA(Asn)/Glu-tRNA(Gln) amidotransferase subunit GatC, with protein sequence MKEIGIEDVEHVAMLARLELNDDEKRAMTAQLGEILRYVAKLDEIDTGAVEPTAHILPLRNALRDDALRPSLDLNAVLANAPKRTGDLFQVPRVVE encoded by the coding sequence ATGAAGGAAATCGGTATCGAGGATGTCGAGCACGTGGCGATGCTCGCCCGGCTCGAGCTGAACGATGACGAGAAGCGCGCGATGACCGCACAGCTCGGCGAGATCCTGCGCTACGTCGCGAAGCTTGACGAGATCGACACCGGCGCGGTCGAGCCGACGGCCCACATCCTGCCGCTGCGCAACGCGCTTCGCGACGATGCGCTTCGGCCGTCGCTCGACCTCAACGCCGTGCTCGCCAACGCTCCGAAACGCACGGGCGACCTGTTCCAGGTCCCGCGCGTCGTCGAGTAA
- a CDS encoding CehA/McbA family metallohydrolase: protein MHWTNPFEMRGRWLKGNLHTHTTRSDGSVGVDERLDAYREAGYDFIALTDHFVVSSDAGRSTSEFLVLDGVECHAVGPELGEVWHLVGIDVPPALPVDRAMSVEEIKAVLLDAGALTVFAHPYWSGNTVQRSLNIYDGLWAMEVFNATTLAVGKGTSRVHWDDALDWGVRLHGVAVDDCHHGEGDTFMGWVMVRAQALTREAVVDALRRGAFYSTTGPRIEEVTITDGHIRVRCSPATSVTFIAQRYHGRRFVAEPGYRLHEAHYRFTGEETYVRIEVWDAAGGTAWTNPIYCR, encoded by the coding sequence ATGCACTGGACGAATCCATTTGAGATGCGCGGGCGGTGGCTCAAAGGCAATCTGCACACGCATACGACGCGCAGCGACGGGAGCGTCGGCGTCGACGAACGCCTCGATGCGTATCGCGAGGCGGGCTACGATTTCATCGCGCTGACCGACCACTTCGTCGTGTCGAGCGACGCCGGGCGCTCGACGAGCGAGTTCCTTGTGCTCGACGGCGTGGAGTGTCACGCCGTCGGACCCGAGCTAGGCGAGGTGTGGCACCTCGTCGGCATCGACGTGCCGCCCGCCCTGCCGGTGGACCGGGCGATGTCCGTCGAAGAGATCAAGGCCGTGCTGCTCGACGCGGGCGCACTGACCGTGTTTGCGCATCCGTACTGGTCGGGCAACACCGTGCAGCGCTCGCTCAATATCTACGACGGGCTCTGGGCGATGGAGGTGTTCAACGCGACCACGCTCGCGGTCGGCAAGGGTACGTCGCGCGTGCACTGGGACGACGCCCTCGACTGGGGCGTCCGCCTCCACGGTGTGGCCGTTGACGACTGCCACCACGGCGAGGGCGACACATTCATGGGCTGGGTCATGGTGCGCGCCCAGGCGCTCACGCGCGAGGCCGTCGTCGACGCGCTGCGCCGCGGCGCGTTCTACTCAACGACGGGTCCGCGGATCGAGGAGGTGACGATCACCGATGGCCACATCCGCGTGCGTTGCTCACCGGCGACGAGCGTCACGTTCATCGCCCAGCGCTACCACGGCCGGCGGTTTGTCGCCGAGCCCGGCTACCGCCTGCACGAGGCGCACTACCGGTTCACGGGCGAGGAGACGTACGTGCGCATCGAGGTCTGGGATGCCGCCGGCGGCACCGCCTGGACCAACCCGATCTACTGCCGCTGA
- a CDS encoding acetyl-CoA carboxylase carboxyltransferase subunit beta: MPLFGKPRYSTIKVKRVQVPDGRWMKCGACNQIIDVKQIEETLNTCPKCKFHFKMSARERIRLLLDEGSFVEMDEDLTPQDPIEFVDTKPYRERQLSATKGSGLNEAIITGLGTMDGVRLAFGSMDFGYLGGSMGSVVGEKITRLIERAIVERIPVVITCTSGGARMQEAALSLMQMAKTSAAVARLHDAGLLYITLLVNPAMAGVMASFASLGDIVIAEPGALIGFTGPRVIEQTIKQQLPEGFQRSEFQVDHGMVDMVVARKDLRVTLAKILHFFTEGAHTGSHEGAHVSNGGTVQRQ, from the coding sequence ATGCCACTCTTCGGCAAGCCCCGTTACTCGACGATCAAGGTCAAACGCGTCCAAGTGCCCGACGGGCGCTGGATGAAATGCGGCGCGTGCAACCAGATCATCGACGTCAAACAGATCGAGGAGACGCTCAACACCTGCCCGAAGTGCAAGTTCCACTTCAAAATGTCGGCGCGCGAGCGTATCCGCCTGCTGCTCGACGAGGGTTCGTTCGTCGAGATGGACGAGGACCTTACGCCGCAGGACCCGATCGAGTTCGTCGACACCAAGCCGTACCGCGAGCGCCAACTGAGCGCAACGAAGGGCTCGGGCCTCAACGAGGCGATCATCACCGGCCTCGGCACGATGGACGGGGTGCGGCTGGCGTTCGGCTCGATGGACTTCGGCTATCTCGGCGGGAGCATGGGATCGGTCGTCGGCGAGAAGATCACTCGGCTTATCGAGCGCGCCATCGTTGAGCGCATCCCGGTCGTCATCACGTGCACCTCGGGCGGGGCGCGCATGCAGGAGGCGGCGCTGAGCCTGATGCAGATGGCCAAGACGAGCGCGGCGGTCGCCCGCCTGCACGACGCCGGCCTGCTCTACATCACGCTGCTCGTCAACCCAGCCATGGCGGGCGTTATGGCGAGCTTTGCATCGCTCGGCGATATCGTGATCGCCGAGCCGGGCGCGCTCATCGGGTTCACCGGGCCGCGCGTCATCGAGCAGACGATCAAGCAGCAACTCCCCGAGGGCTTTCAGCGCTCGGAGTTCCAGGTCGATCACGGGATGGTTGACATGGTCGTGGCGCGTAAGGACTTGCGCGTCACGCTCGCCAAGATTCTCCACTTCTTCACGGAAGGCGCCCACACAGGGAGCCACGAAGGCGCGCACGTGAGCAACGGCGGGACCGTTCAGCGGCAGTAG
- the mqnC gene encoding dehypoxanthine futalosine cyclase, whose product MRSISATSSATRSCSASSFSTGCASSSDSRQRRSTLTSGVERQLDCAVDGARLSADGALMLLEQAELPALAAAAHAVRCAKTNERIATYVVDRNINYTNICVSGCRFCAFYVAPDDPRGYVLARDELDEKIAETVAVGGTQILMQGGLHPALRLEFFEAMLRHIKAAFPVHVHSFSPPEIVHLARLEELGVGDVLRRLRDAGLDSLPGGGAEILVEDVRHAVSPHKCTAAQWLDVMRAAHALGMRATATMMFGHVETLAQRIEHLEAIRTLQDETGGPGSGVFTAFIPWTYQPANTALGGRTVGGHDYLRTLAVSRLFLDNVDNIQASWVTQGARIASVALRFGANDLGGTMLEENVVAAAGVRFRMSIDEIRRTIADAGFEPRQRTTLYEHVEA is encoded by the coding sequence ATGAGGAGCATATCCGCTACGAGTTCGGCGACGAGGAGTTGTTCGGCTTCCAGCTTTTCAACCGGTTGTGCGTCGAGCTCGGACTCGCGGCAAAGGAGATCGACATTGACTTCTGGCGTTGAGCGGCAGCTTGATTGCGCCGTCGACGGGGCGCGCCTCAGCGCGGACGGCGCCCTCATGCTGCTCGAGCAGGCCGAGCTTCCCGCGCTCGCCGCCGCGGCGCACGCGGTCCGCTGCGCCAAGACCAACGAGCGCATCGCCACCTACGTCGTCGACCGCAACATCAACTACACAAATATCTGCGTCTCCGGCTGCCGGTTCTGCGCGTTCTATGTTGCGCCGGACGACCCGCGCGGGTATGTGCTCGCGCGCGACGAGCTCGACGAGAAGATCGCCGAGACCGTCGCCGTCGGGGGCACGCAGATCCTGATGCAGGGCGGCCTGCACCCGGCGCTGCGGCTCGAGTTCTTCGAGGCCATGCTTCGCCACATCAAGGCGGCGTTCCCCGTGCATGTCCACTCGTTCTCCCCGCCCGAGATCGTCCACCTCGCCCGGCTCGAGGAGTTGGGCGTGGGCGACGTGCTCCGGCGCCTGCGCGACGCCGGTCTCGACTCGCTGCCTGGCGGCGGGGCCGAGATCCTCGTCGAGGACGTGCGGCACGCCGTCAGCCCGCACAAGTGCACGGCGGCCCAATGGCTCGATGTGATGCGCGCCGCGCACGCGCTTGGCATGCGCGCGACGGCAACAATGATGTTCGGCCACGTCGAGACGCTCGCCCAGCGCATCGAGCACCTCGAGGCGATCCGCACGTTGCAGGACGAGACGGGCGGCCCGGGCTCGGGCGTGTTCACGGCCTTCATCCCGTGGACCTACCAGCCGGCGAACACCGCCCTGGGAGGCCGCACCGTCGGCGGGCACGACTACCTGCGCACGCTGGCCGTGTCGCGCCTCTTCCTCGACAACGTTGACAACATCCAGGCCTCGTGGGTCACCCAGGGCGCCAGGATCGCGAGCGTCGCCTTACGCTTTGGCGCCAACGACCTCGGTGGTACAATGCTCGAAGAGAATGTCGTGGCCGCCGCCGGCGTCCGCTTTCGCATGAGCATCGACGAGATCCGCCGCACCATAGCCGATGCCGGCTTCGAACCGCGCCAACGCACGACATTGTACGAGCACGTGGAAGCCTAG
- the gatB gene encoding Asp-tRNA(Asn)/Glu-tRNA(Gln) amidotransferase subunit GatB — MDYEVVIGMEVHVELKTESKAFCGCSTAFGAAPNTHVCPVCLGLPGVLPVLNRKAVEHAVRVGLALGCEISAFSKFDRKNYFYPDMPKNYQISQYDKPLTSTGRLPILVDGAIREIRIRRAHLEEDAGKLLHLDDGTTGVDFNRAGVPLLEIVSEPDLHSADEAVEYLLRLKTLLEYLGVSDCNMEEGSMRCEANVDVRPTGGGPIGDIVEIKNVASITGVKRAIEFEFERQRDLLEMGGTVKRETRRWNPDSARTTVMRTKELAHDYRYFPEPDLVPVVLDRETIERMRETLPELPLARQLRYMNEHGLSEYDSGVLTAQQAAADFYESCARLYGQPKVVCNWVMGELFRLMKERRVGFDTLQVTPTALVDMLKLIDNGTISGTIGKTVIEAMFATGLPPDRIVVDRGLMQISDTAELEKTITAVLEANSKPVADYRGGNEKTFGFLVGQVMRATKGKANPKLVNELLRKALDTGGE, encoded by the coding sequence ATGGACTACGAAGTCGTCATCGGCATGGAGGTGCACGTGGAGCTCAAGACCGAGAGCAAGGCATTCTGCGGCTGCTCGACGGCATTCGGCGCCGCGCCGAACACCCACGTCTGCCCCGTCTGCCTGGGGCTACCCGGTGTGCTGCCCGTGCTCAACCGCAAAGCCGTCGAGCACGCGGTGCGCGTCGGGCTGGCGCTCGGGTGTGAGATCTCGGCGTTCAGCAAGTTCGACCGGAAGAACTACTTCTACCCCGACATGCCGAAGAACTACCAGATCTCGCAGTACGACAAGCCGTTGACAAGCACGGGCCGGCTGCCGATTCTCGTCGACGGCGCGATCCGCGAGATCCGGATCCGGCGAGCGCACCTCGAAGAGGACGCGGGTAAGCTGCTCCACCTCGACGACGGCACGACGGGCGTCGACTTCAACCGGGCCGGCGTGCCGCTGCTCGAAATCGTCTCCGAGCCCGACCTGCATTCAGCCGATGAGGCGGTCGAGTACCTCCTGCGGCTCAAGACGCTGCTCGAGTACCTCGGCGTGAGCGACTGCAACATGGAAGAGGGCAGCATGCGGTGCGAGGCGAACGTCGACGTGCGCCCCACTGGAGGCGGGCCGATCGGCGACATCGTCGAGATAAAGAACGTCGCCTCGATCACGGGTGTCAAGCGTGCCATCGAGTTCGAGTTCGAGCGCCAGCGCGACCTGCTCGAGATGGGCGGCACCGTCAAGCGCGAGACGCGCCGCTGGAACCCCGACAGCGCGCGCACCACCGTGATGCGCACCAAGGAGCTCGCGCACGACTACCGCTACTTCCCCGAGCCGGACCTCGTGCCCGTCGTCCTCGACCGCGAGACAATCGAGCGCATGCGCGAGACGCTGCCCGAGCTGCCGCTCGCGCGCCAACTGCGCTATATGAATGAGCATGGACTCTCCGAATACGACTCAGGGGTGCTCACCGCGCAACAGGCGGCGGCCGACTTCTACGAGTCGTGCGCGCGGCTCTACGGCCAGCCCAAGGTGGTCTGCAACTGGGTCATGGGCGAGCTGTTCCGGCTCATGAAGGAGCGGCGGGTCGGTTTCGACACGCTCCAGGTGACCCCGACAGCGCTTGTGGACATGCTCAAACTCATAGACAACGGCACAATCAGCGGTACAATCGGGAAGACGGTCATCGAGGCGATGTTTGCGACCGGCCTGCCGCCGGACCGGATCGTCGTCGACCGGGGCCTCATGCAGATCAGTGACACGGCGGAACTCGAGAAGACGATCACCGCCGTGCTCGAGGCGAACTCCAAACCGGTGGCCGATTACCGCGGCGGTAATGAGAAAACCTTCGGGTTCCTTGTCGGCCAGGTCATGCGGGCCACGAAAGGCAAGGCGAACCCAAAGCTTGTGAACGAGCTCTTGCGCAAGGCGCTCGATACAGGCGGAGAATAG
- the mqnE gene encoding aminofutalosine synthase MqnE: MASARRRSDIADIYDKVLAGERLAPDDGLRLLASRDLATLGAMANAVRERLNGNRTYYVINRHINYSNICVNACRFCAFSRRADAPDAYAMSLDEIFRVAREALAQPITEFHIVGGLHPELPFEFYEDMLRGLRAIAPGVHLQAFTAVEIAHIARVGGLSVGATLERLREAGLGSLPGGGAEVFAPELRRELCPTKLSGESWLDVMRTAHALGIRSNATMLYGHIETDAQIVDHLDRLRALQDETGGLMAFIPLAFHSANTALEAARPSSGARPSSGARPSSGGRDLQIMAMARVYLDNVPHLKAFWIMLGLKLAQVALSFGADDFDGTVVEERITHAAGATTPQALTVGELRALIEEAGRVPIERNTLYERVDRSQCRSNARR, from the coding sequence CTGGCCAGTGCCCGGCGGCGGTCCGACATAGCCGACATCTACGACAAGGTGCTCGCCGGCGAACGGCTCGCACCCGACGACGGCCTTCGACTGCTCGCGAGTCGCGACCTCGCCACCCTCGGCGCCATGGCGAACGCTGTGCGCGAACGCCTGAACGGCAATCGGACCTACTACGTCATCAACCGGCACATCAACTACTCGAACATCTGCGTCAACGCGTGCCGGTTCTGCGCGTTCAGCCGGCGCGCGGACGCGCCCGACGCCTATGCCATGTCGCTCGATGAGATCTTCCGCGTCGCGCGCGAGGCGCTCGCTCAGCCGATCACGGAGTTTCACATCGTTGGCGGACTGCACCCGGAGCTCCCGTTCGAGTTCTACGAGGACATGCTGCGCGGGCTGCGGGCGATCGCGCCAGGCGTCCACCTCCAGGCGTTCACGGCGGTCGAGATCGCCCACATCGCGCGCGTTGGCGGGCTGAGCGTGGGCGCCACCCTCGAGCGGCTGCGCGAGGCCGGGCTCGGCTCGCTGCCCGGCGGCGGGGCCGAGGTGTTCGCGCCCGAACTGCGCCGCGAGCTTTGTCCGACCAAGCTCTCGGGCGAGAGCTGGCTCGACGTGATGCGCACCGCACACGCGCTCGGCATCCGGTCCAACGCCACGATGCTCTATGGCCACATCGAGACCGACGCGCAGATCGTGGATCACCTCGACCGGCTGCGCGCGCTCCAGGATGAGACGGGCGGTCTTATGGCGTTTATCCCGCTCGCGTTTCATTCGGCGAACACGGCGCTCGAGGCTGCCCGCCCGTCCTCGGGCGCCCGCCCGTCCTCGGGCGCCCGCCCGTCCTCGGGCGGCCGAGACCTTCAGATCATGGCCATGGCGCGCGTCTATCTCGACAACGTGCCGCATCTCAAGGCGTTCTGGATCATGCTCGGGCTCAAGCTTGCGCAGGTCGCGCTGAGCTTCGGCGCCGACGATTTCGACGGTACGGTGGTCGAGGAGCGTATCACGCACGCCGCCGGCGCGACGACGCCGCAGGCGCTCACCGTCGGTGAGCTCCGCGCGCTTATCGAGGAGGCCGGCCGCGTGCCCATCGAGCGCAACACGCTCTACGAGCGCGTCGACCGGAGTCAATGCAGATCGAACGCACGACGTTGA